The Leptospira selangorensis genome segment ATTTTACTGAATAAATACCAAGTCTTCCTGCAATTGGAGCGTATAAGGAAAGAGTTTCGTTAGCGATCCTTCTCTGCTTTTCAGGAGGCTGAAAAGAAAGAGTTCTCATATTATGGGTCTTATCCGCAAGTTTGATCAGAATAACTCGAATATCCTGGATGGTAGCGATAATGATCTTTCGAATATTCTCAGCAGCCTCCGTCTCTTTGGATTGGCTTTTAATCTGAGAAATTTTAGTCACACCTTCCACAAGTTGAGTGATCTCTGTTCCGAAATCTCGGACCATATCATCTCTTGTGTATTTTGTGTCTTCAATCACGTCATGAAGGATCCCTGCAGAGATTACCTTCTCATCCAGACCTAACTCATATAAAATAAAACCAACTTGAAGAGGGTGAACAATATAAGGTTCTCCCGAAAGACGGAACTGTCCTTGGTGAGAATCTTCAGAGACCTTATAAGCCTTCTCGATCATTTCCAAGGCTTCGGGCCCCATGGTTTCCCGAACTCCTTCGATTAACATTTCTTTGGTGGCAGGAGCCTTAACAAATCCCATTCTTAGGTCCTTATATCCAAACCAAGATCCAAAAATCTGGTAGTATGAGTCAGATATCCCATGCTAACTCCTACTCCAGGGAACTCGGACAACGCTTCCAGCTTTTCCGGGGTGATCCCTCCGGAACACTCTATTAGGATTTTAGGATTTTTTTCATTTACCCTTTGGAACGCTTTGCGTGTATCAGGTATATTAAAATTATCTAATAGTAAAACGTCTGGTTCCGCTTCGAGTGCGTCTTCCAGTTGGTCCAAGGAATCTATTTCCAGTTCCACCATTCTTCCAGGAAAATTGGATCTAATCTTTCCTACGGGAATTTTTGCAGATCCGAATAAAGCCAAATGATTGTCTTTGATCATTGCCATTTCAGAAAGATCCAATCTATGGTTGGAACCTCCTCCACAGTACACTGCATACTTTGCAAGTTTCCTGTAACCTGGCAGGGTCTTTCTGGTATCCAGGATCATTATACCCTTAGACCCGTACTGATCTACGATCTTTCTAGTAGAAGTAGAAATACCGGAAAGATATTGTAAGAAGTTTAGAAGGATTCTTTCTACACGCAACATGGAGAGAAGGCTTCCTTGTATTTCTGCGATCTTATCTCCTTTGGCAAATTTTTCTCCGTCTTTAAGGAAGAAGTTAAACTGCAAATCTCCGCCGGAAAGTTTGGAGAGCACCTGAGATACACTGCTACCGCAGAGAATACCTTCTTCCCTTGCGTTTAAATATGCGATTG includes the following:
- the nadC gene encoding carboxylating nicotinate-nucleotide diphosphorylase, with the translated sequence MKRAYTKPISETSEADYFPLAKMAWDEDCPDQDITSVSLFSPDQKAIAYLNAREEGILCGSSVSQVLSKLSGGDLQFNFFLKDGEKFAKGDKIAEIQGSLLSMLRVERILLNFLQYLSGISTSTRKIVDQYGSKGIMILDTRKTLPGYRKLAKYAVYCGGGSNHRLDLSEMAMIKDNHLALFGSAKIPVGKIRSNFPGRMVELEIDSLDQLEDALEAEPDVLLLDNFNIPDTRKAFQRVNEKNPKILIECSGGITPEKLEALSEFPGVGVSMGYLTHTTRFLDLGLDIRT